The Oncorhynchus tshawytscha isolate Ot180627B linkage group LG02, Otsh_v2.0, whole genome shotgun sequence genome contains the following window.
TGACCAAGGGCAGGTCGGCCAGCGGCTGTTGGCTACCCCCTTGGAGCGGGTACATCAATACATTAGAGCTCTGAGCTATACTGCTGGCCCTGCAGTCTTTCCTTCCACATCTGAAGGGAAGACATGTCCTGGTGAGAACGGACAACACCACAGTGGTGGCTTACATCAACCATCAGGGTGGACTGCGGTCGCACCACCTCCATGTTATGTTATTGGAGCTCCTTCTCTGGGCTCAGGGATGTCTACTGTCTCTACGTGTAGCACACATACCTGGCATCCTGAATGTGGCAGCGGATATGCTATCAAAGGAGGGCCCGCCACCTTCGGACTAGAGCCTACATCCCCAGGTGGTGCAGCACCTGTGGGACAAGTTTGGGAGGGCGCAGGTGGACCTGTTTGCCTCCCTGGACAATGTGCACTGCCCCCTGTGGTACTCCATGTCGGAGCCACCAGGGCCTCTGGGCTTGGATGCTCTGGCTCACGATTGGCCAGGGCTGGATCTTTACGCATTCCCTCCTTTTCCCCTGATCCAGGCTATGCTGGACAGGACCAGGTTGGCAGAGCATCGTCTGCTTCTGGTGGCCCCATACTGGCCCAGACAACTCTGGTTCAGCCTTCTCCTGTCGCTGTTGTCTGGGACACCTTGGCAACTTCCCCTGAGACGGGACCTGCTGTCTCAGGCCGGGGGAACTCTGTGGCATCCGAGGCCGCACCGCCTCAGTCTGTGGGCTTGGCCACTGAACGGCACCAATGGTCCATGTTAGGACTACAGGAGGGTGTAATGAACACCATGCAGAGCGCAAGGGCGCCGGCTACAACCGTGGTATAACAGTTGCGCTGGCGGTTGTTCTGCTCTTGGTTCACTGGTATTTGGTTGTGCCCGAGTCATGTGGGGTGCAATATGTCCTCTAATACCTGCAGTCTTGCTTGGAAGAGGACTTGACAGCCTCTACACTGAGAGAGTATTTGGCCACTATATCTGCCTGCCATGTGGGGCGGCAGATATAGGCCAGTGGGGTGCCATCCCTTGGTCTCCAGGTTTTGAAGGGGGTTCGTCGCCTAGTGAAACCAATATATCAAAGTGATCCAAATAGCTCACATAACCATGGTTACATACGTAACCTTCAGTCTTTCTTTCCTGTGCctgttctcatgagagccagtttcatcatagcgcttgatagtttttgcgactgcacttaaagaaacttgaaaagttcttgaaattttccagattgactgaccttcatgtcttaaagtaatgatggactgtcgtttttctTTACTTatttatggacttggtcttttaccaaatagggctatcttttgtataccacccattccttgtcacaacacaactgattggctcaaaagcattaagaagaaaataaattccacaacttaactttcaacaaggcacatctgttaattgaaatgcattccaggtgactacctcataatgctggttgagagaatgccaagagtgtgcaaagctgtcatcaaagcaaagggtggctactttgaacaatctcaaatataaaatatattttgatttaacacttttttagttactacatgattccatatgtgttatttcatagttttgatgtcttcactattattctacaatgtcgaaaatagtaaaaataaagaaaaaccctggaatgagtaggcatgtccaaacttttgtctggtactgtacatacaaacaTTCTCAAACACACCTAGACATTAGTGGAAAACTCTACACTCTTATAAACTCTACACTCTTATATTTTCTCATATTTACATATACTGTGAAGTAAACTGTGTATACATCCGTCTTCTGCTTACATTATCCCAAACCCTCCCACTACACTGAAATAGAGTAAATAATACACAAATCTAACTAACCTTATTTCTCTATACATTTAtgcacctgtgtctgtgtgtgttttgttctctACTGTCCTCGTGCACTGCTGGTAGCTTTGTGTCAATCTAATGATCTTAATGTAATCCTTGACTAATGAGATTACAGAACACAGCTGTGATATTGTATAGGAGCAAGAGACTCTGAGCATCACTCTAACAAATCTAAACAGGACAACTACAAATGGCTACACTTGACCCATGAGACCAACAGGAGAAAAGGGCAAGCCAGTATGCTGCCCAACAACACAACAAATGTGAAGCAGAGGTCTAAAGAATCACAGGTAGGCTTTAAAAGGATTGTCTTTTTTTATTGCTTTTGAGGGAAATTCAATTGGCACATTAAAGCATCTGTTACTGTGCCTCAAAGTTACTGAAAGAGGCCTAGACGTtctcagagaacagaacaggcaTACCATGCATTGAGGTAGAGATGCTGCAAGTGTAGAGAAGAAAAGAGTGTGTGAAGTACCATTAATCGTTACAACTGTGTTGATCCACGAAATGTGCGCCATTTGtgcgtccctttgatattttaagtagaaattgtgcaccattGCATTTTAATTCAATGAACTTCCCTTTAGTATAGACCACATGGACAATTCAATACATCTTAAATATGACTAAAGACgtgctaaagtgccaaaattcagcattttgtCATGGCCCTCCATGCCCtctgacttctaggaagatttgaaCATACTTAACCTGAAAATGTATCgaagttttcaccatcattgtaaagccctagttattttgttacTTTCACAAAGTTATTTCttaagataattatttatttcatgtgattagtgattcactTACGCCTGTCCCTCATTtcaaggtcaaccctgttacgtgacATGACCTCTCATTTTAATacggtgaaactattccttttaatTTTTTTCAAAATTAACGTTGTACATCTAGTAGTCAAGTCATAATGTAAAAGCAGGTCAGGTGGTTCTAGTCTCtctggccattttctggtgttttgtggtgtgtAACACTGAGTGGGAGCAGCATAAGACATCAACCCTGCTACCCATAGATAGGCTAGAAATGTTGtaacttttatttgtatttttgtgaagcttgcattcaattacccctccctgttgcacacaacaagcttccattccccctgtcacgaGGGGATTTATGGCTTATTTAAGAATTTGTCAACCCTATTACGGTgtaccctgttatggtcaaccctatTATGGTCTACCTCGTTACGGTctaccctgttacggtcaaccctgttacttcatttggcacttaataggcacttactatactactttattttatttaaccttttgaaacgggaaaacatttttttaatgaggTTGAACATGCGCTCTTTATGACAGAACGTTAGAATTAGATGAAATCAAGTTTTTTTTTATAgcaagttacacttctcaaaacaTTTGTGAAATGACCCAACTGTGTAAGATTAGCTACATTTTGTCAACTCAAAGGGCACGTTTTTCAACTTTAATTTGATGACCGCTGAACTAATAGTAAATTATGTGACGATATGTAAgacgttgtgtgtgtctgttgagaGATGCACAGTCTGCATATGCCTCATATATATCCCAGTGAAATTAGGCATCATATTTTTATGATGGTGTCAGATTGCACCAAGGAAACACTAATATTGTGCACCAAACACACAGGTTAAGCAAAAAACAAATAAGGATGTGACAAAAAGGACACACCTGCAAACCTTCAGCAGATCAGACTACTTGCAGCTGTAGGcacatgtaacagtatagcttccgtccccctcctcacctctacctgggctcgaaccagggaccatctgcacacatcaacaactgcgtCCCACGAAGCATCATTATTCATCGACGCCGCAAAAGCAGCGGCCCTtgtagagcaaggggaataactacttcaaggtctcagagccaGTGATgccaccgattgaaacgctattagcgcgcaccaccgctaactagctagccatttcacatcggttacacacacacacacacacacacacaggattacAGAGGGGATTTATTGGTTCTTAATGGATTGGAAGTGCAGATTAATAATCAGGAGGGAAGCTGTTTTACACTTTACCCTTAGCTTACCTTTACAAGCTGCTACTTAACAGCCCTGCTGCTCATCCTGACAAACGTCATGCTACTAACCCCTTTACCTGCAAATTTCCCTGGAAAACCGCATTACCTAAGCATGAACAACAACTCCCAGACTCATAGTCAGTGTGTCACAGATAGTGAATGTTATCCATTATAGTTACTTTGTCCAAATGGAGTGctatgcctgtctgcctgctgctATGTCCTAATAGCTTCTAACCACCTCACTTACGTTTTCCTTTCTGTTGTTCTGCAGGTCTTCTATAAGGTATGATTGCTGCTTCAAGGTTACATTGAGCAATGGTGTGGCTCTTATCTCTCTCCTTGGTGCTggccacactgtttcactgttcaCCTGGAAACATTATCAGGGCCACCTCCACCTCACCCTCATCCATCAACTCTGACCATGTCCCACTCCCTTTATTCTCTAACTCCCTCAGCACCACCTCCAACATGGGTACAACAACCCCCAAGcttaccacaacacaacagacagggacagacatcCTTCTGCCCACCAGCGGTATGCAGGTGCCAGGAAACAGGATGACCAGTATGGAGGACTTAGATGGGACATTGGTTGGCACATCATATGGCAGTGATGAGTCTATGGATGATAGTGGACTTGGGGACACAGATATAATAGAAAGTCAACAAGAGACAACTGCCAGCACACTTGTTATCAATTCTGCGCCTGGAAATGAGGAGAAGAAAGCGAAGGAACTTGAAGTGCATTCCTCCATCCTTacttctctctacccccctcccagACCCCCAAAACAGACCCAAGACAGCGTCAGCACAGCAGGACCAGCTGGCTTACAAACGTCAGAGGATGTGCGTTCACCGGCCAAGAGCCCACTGACCAATCTTACACTTAGAGCTACGTCTAAATTATCTTTGCCACCCATAGGGGACGATGACAGTGGACTCAATCTGGAACCTGCGTATTCTATTGTAGAGATCTCAAAACAATCGGAGCCAACTGTCAACTCGACATCAGAAATAAACAATTCTCCAAACCCATTAACTCATCACAGCTCCCACCAATCCCCTAAAGACACAATTACAGAGGCCACtctcgaagaagaagaagaagggctTGGAGCACTGGAGGAGAATGAGGAAGAAGATGTGGTTgtgttaaaatacatttttgtgatTGACTCAGCGGTTCCCATAAGCAGAGACACTCGGGGAAAACTGTcccactcctccaccctgtcATCAGCCAATCCCAAACAAGCACCCATTGTGACAGGACAGTTTCAAAGAGGTAAGAGTGGCACAAGAGTTGACTATTTTCTAATTCTGTTTATATTTCTAATTACTCACAAAATATCCAAGGTTTTCCTCTGCTAGAAGTTCTATGGGtatgattatttttattttcagaAAAGGAACAAACTCAATCCTTTCCTGACATACAATCAACTGAGTTGCCGGCACAATCATCACCTGACGTGAAACACATAATCCATCAACACGAAGAAAACAGTAAATGgccctttttgttgttgttctaagTCAGGCAATTTATCTTTCTCTTAATATGCTTTCTATATTACTTGATGAGATTATAAACTATTCTATTTTTCACACACACCTTCCTCACTTTCTCAGCTAAGGGTCAACTCTGGCCTGTGCCCTCTGTCCGCTATGGTGTGTTTGGTCCCGTAACACATCAGAACCTGAATGGAGGCCCCTGTGTGCTGGGTCTTGGCAGCTGCGTGTTCCCTACTGGCACCAACGGCACCCTCCTTCTTTGGGAGGACCTGAGCCGCACACTGGCCTTCGCCTGGGAGCTCCACGTCTATGGCTCTGCTGGACTCTTCCTGCTGCTGTCCTGTGTGGCTGTGTTGGGAATGGTTGGACGGTCTAATATGCTTCACCCCCTCTGTGATGTACTAACCCTGGCCAATAGGCTGTTGCTGCTGACCGGGGCTCTGCGTGCTGTCCTCCTCCTCACTGACCCGTATGGCACACGCCGGATCCTGTCTCGGCCGGTCCTCACTGCCCTCTATAATctgcctctgctgctgctgctgtgggcACAGGTTGCCCTGGCGATGATTCTGCTGTCCCCAACGATGCAGCGCCCTCGTGTGGTGGGAAGTCTGGCAATCTTACACTGTACCCTGCTGCTGGCAGCCGACCTGCTCTCCCCAACACTGTCCCATGCCTTTCCTTTGGTTctacagagcctctctctctgctggggcCTGACTCTCTGCCTGGGCATTCTCACTCAGTCACTCTCCCACCTGCAGCCCTTCTCCAAGACTCCCATACACCAGTGGGGGGCCCCTCAGAGGATTGAGGAGCGGGCAAGACGCGTGACGGCAGTGTGTGCCCTCCTGGGGGTGCTGTGCTCCGGCCTGCAGATCTACAGTCTGCTCTGGCTCTATGGGCTGCTGGGAGACTGGAGGCGCTTTGGCTGGGGTTGGTGGCTGGGGCAGTTCTGGGCACGGGTGCTGGAGCTGTTCTGGGGCTTCTCTATGCTGGTGCTGGGCTCTTGGGTGTTCTGGACCCCTCGGAGGAGCCGTGCCAGGAGCGACCATGGCCAAGGGATGCCAGAGAGATCATCGTTTTGGAAAATCCTGCGGATAGGGCCTTTTAGAAGTTTTGAGAAAAACTGGGCAGAGCTCATACCGAAAAACTGGGCGGGGCAGCATCACTCGGGAGCAGACAGTGACTCCATACGTGTCTATGACaatccccccaccacacacagctTGAGGGACACCATGTCACCATCTCATCACAAGGGTGGAGAACCCACTACCAGCAGCAGCGGTGATACCCACTTACTGTGGCAGCGGGTGGGTGAGCGCGAGTGCATCCTCTCCCTCATAGAGTTTGACATGCTCCCCCAGTCGCCGATCAACCTCAGCCGCAGCATCGACAATGCGCTCCACCATGACAATGGACACTTGCTAGGGGTAGGCAGCCTCTTCACAGCCCCACCTTCTTCCACCTGGACCCACCAAGCTGGTGCTGACACTGACACCTCACTGGCGGACAGTGAGATCAAGccaccctctctcacctctcccacctctcccacctctcccacctctaATGTTGGCTGTAGGTGGGAGGTGGAGGCTGGCTCCAGGCCTGCAACTTCTGATCATTTCAGAGCCAACGGGCAGGCACTGCCTGAGGCAGAGCCTAAGTTAGAGCCACAGCTACAGCCGGACCCACAGCCGCAGCTACAGCCGGACCCACAGCCGCAGCTACAGCCGGACCCCCAGCCGCAGCTACAGCTGGACCCCCAGCCGCAGCTACTGCCGGACCCCCAGCCACAGCTACAGCCGGACCCCCAGCCACAGCTACAGCCGGACCCCCAGCCACAGCTACAGCCGGACCCCCAGCCACAGCCACTGGAGGCTTCTGATAACCAGATCCTTCAGCCATCTCCAAACCCTGAAACACCAGGAGGATGTTCCAGACAATGATATATACATGTCTATTGTTCCAAACAAGGTGAAGAAGCCAGGGGTCCCTCAGGAGGATGACTAGTCCAGTGTGGGCTGCAGTGATGATGTTACAGATCTATGAGCTGACCGTGACGTCATCATCACCTCATCCAAATGCCCATGTCACTTCATATCAGTACAAAGGGACTTGAGTGGTTCCACAGTGAACACTTGGCCAGGGAACAGCACCACTCATCAGAAGTTTAATAAAGTCATATATAAGATATAAACATATTCAGTGTTGTTTATCAGCTCTCTATGTTAAATTCACTTACTGTACTTTAACTCAATGTTCTCTTAATAAATATTTCAGTTAAAGAAGTCTGCTTATTACTCTTTTTTTGTATTATAAAGTTATAATGTTCATTGTGATGTTTTTACCATCTCATTATGAATTTCAGTAAAAGAGTACGATTAAGATCACTGtattggtcaattgcacacaaAGGCCAACCCGAAATTTGATTTctgcttttaacccaacccctacGAAGGAAACACATACTATACAGGTTTTGGAGAGGTTCGGGGTCTGCCACACTGGGCTCCCGGGGAGCTGTTTttgtggggggttaagtgccttgctcaagggcacaacaacaTAAATTAGGAAAGCGGTTTAAAGGTGGGGCAACTTCTAGCAGAGCCCTCAGTCTGTTCGTACAAACTAGCTTAATTACACCGAATTTTGTGTGCGCCAGCATGTGAAAAACGATAACAAGTAGGATGTCGTGGAGACAACCTTTATTGTACTCTATGGTGACAGAGACACTGAGCTCTGTTCTAAGCCGGACCCACAAGACGCAAGCATTCCCGTGCCAAAAGATGCCAAAATTGAATGTCCATTCCGGGAGGCTTACAGTTGGTAATAAAGTCCAACTGAGAAGTGTAGGCCTTGGTAGCACCAACGATGAATCGGACGAATCTAACAGCATTAAGACTCAAAACGGATCGCTGACATTTGCATTTGAGGCTGGTTATCAGGCCGACCAACCTGCATCTCAAGGTAAGTCACAAGGCCTCAttttttttcacaaaaataatTGTGTTCCAAATGAAGGGGCAATCTGGAATTGATACATGAGCTTAGACCCCATCAGAACCAAAAATATATGCTTGTTTTACTCGATTTGTTTGTAAATCATGTAGCCTAATACTAAAATGCTGTAAAGCTTCAACAcctggttagaactatcattttgatctcatggatggtcagtcattAGATGGATGGTCAGCCATATTATTCTTGTCACtaagtattttttatttagatGTTTTAAATGTGGGACACTTGAAAAAGAGATGATGCATCTCGAGTTTCTCCTGCTAAATTTCAAATAAATAACATTAGAAAAATGTATTTTCGAAGTGTCACCCACAACtggttaaatttttttttttacttggtaGGAATtaacttcctgcaattctacatacaGTATTTTGTCATGGGTggttttatagctaatctcatggtattatacacattttgctatgAAGCAGAGAGAAAATTGTGCagtttaaagcaaatttcctccaattctacacattttgttgcCAGGGCTTAAGACCCAACATCCAGGGGGCCCCCAACGGATGTAttcatatgctatctggggaTCTCTCAGACGTCGGGAACCCAGGCCCAGGAGGCCCCACGGCACGTGCCCTATGTGCCTGTTTGGTAATCCAGCACTGGTCCGTTGCCAtacctcagctgtttaccaagaAAGTGGCAAGGTGCCACACTTTGTTGTTTGAATCACAGATTGCCTCTTTAAAGAAGGAAAACGTTTGAGCCTTGACAGATCCTGTTTATTCGTTTTCTTTCCCAGAATGGCACCAGTTGGATGCTAAACTCCAGGGCATGGGGCCATCAGTAACAGCAGCGAAGAAATTACCTTTAAGGTCAAAGggggagtatatatatatatatatatatatttatattaaacACTGATCTAGCTGATGCAGGTAA
Protein-coding sequences here:
- the LOC112244861 gene encoding proline-rich transmembrane protein 3-like codes for the protein MVWLLSLSLVLATLFHCSPGNIIRATSTSPSSINSDHVPLPLFSNSLSTTSNMGTTTPKLTTTQQTGTDILLPTSGMQVPGNRMTSMEDLDGTLVGTSYGSDESMDDSGLGDTDIIESQQETTASTLVINSAPGNEEKKAKELEVHSSILTSLYPPPRPPKQTQDSVSTAGPAGLQTSEDVRSPAKSPLTNLTLRATSKLSLPPIGDDDSGLNLEPAYSIVEISKQSEPTVNSTSEINNSPNPLTHHSSHQSPKDTITEATLEEEEEGLGALEENEEEDVVVLKYIFVIDSAVPISRDTRGKLSHSSTLSSANPKQAPIVTGQFQREKEQTQSFPDIQSTELPAQSSPDVKHIIHQHEENTKGQLWPVPSVRYGVFGPVTHQNLNGGPCVLGLGSCVFPTGTNGTLLLWEDLSRTLAFAWELHVYGSAGLFLLLSCVAVLGMVGRSNMLHPLCDVLTLANRLLLLTGALRAVLLLTDPYGTRRILSRPVLTALYNLPLLLLLWAQVALAMILLSPTMQRPRVVGSLAILHCTLLLAADLLSPTLSHAFPLVLQSLSLCWGLTLCLGILTQSLSHLQPFSKTPIHQWGAPQRIEERARRVTAVCALLGVLCSGLQIYSLLWLYGLLGDWRRFGWGWWLGQFWARVLELFWGFSMLVLGSWVFWTPRRSRARSDHGQGMPERSSFWKILRIGPFRSFEKNWAELIPKNWAGQHHSGADSDSIRVYDNPPTTHSLRDTMSPSHHKGGEPTTSSSGDTHLLWQRVGERECILSLIEFDMLPQSPINLSRSIDNALHHDNGHLLGVGSLFTAPPSSTWTHQAGADTDTSLADSEIKPPSLTSPTSPTSPTSNVGCRWEVEAGSRPATSDHFRANGQALPEAEPKLEPQLQPDPQPQLQPDPQPQLQPDPQPQLQLDPQPQLLPDPQPQLQPDPQPQLQPDPQPQLQPDPQPQPLEASDNQILQPSPNPETPGGCSRQ